In Phlebotomus papatasi isolate M1 chromosome 1, Ppap_2.1, whole genome shotgun sequence, the following proteins share a genomic window:
- the LOC129799976 gene encoding eukaryotic translation initiation factor 3 subunit F produces the protein MALNLTVRVHPVVLYQIVDAYERRNADSQRVIGTLLGNADKGIVEVSNCFCVPHKEHDDQVEAELGYAHEVYDLNRRVNASENIVGWWATGNEVTNHSSVIHEYYSRECNNPVHVTVDTSLQGGRMGLKAFVCVSLGVPGGKTGNMFTPINIEITSYAPETVGLQLCQKTIGVSNSSRSRAVQPMVDLAQVAEAASKLLSLLDQVLVYVEDVLSGKQQADNSVGRALLDLIHSVPNMSTDQFAQMFNSNVKDLLMVVTLSQLIKTQLQLNEKLPFLCSN, from the exons ATGGCTCTGAATTTAACTGTACGCGTCCATCCGGTGGTGCTGTATCAGATAGTTGATGCGTATGAACGGAGGAATGCAGATTCCCAACGTGTCATCGGAACCCTTTTAG GAAATGCAGACAAGGGAATTGTTGAGGTATCAAACTGCTTCTGTGTCCCACACAAGGAGCATGACGACCAAGTGGAGGCAGAACTGGGCTATGCCCATGAAGTGTATGATCTCAATCGGAGAGTGAATGCCTCAGAGAACATCGTTG GCTGGTGGGCAACTGGGAATGAAGTGACGAATCACAGTTCTGTGATTCATGAGTATTACTCCAGGGAGTGCAACAATCCGGTTCATGTGACAGTGGATACTTCGCTCCAGGGAGGCCGGATGGGTCTCAAGGCGTTCGTTTGCGTGTCTCTGGGAGTGCCTGGAGGGAAAACTGGCAACATGTTCACGCCCATCAACATTGAAATCACCAGTTATGCTCCAGAG ACTGTTGGCCTTCAGCTTTGCCAGAAGACCATCGGCGTGTCCAATTCTTCCCGATCACGAGCTGTCCAGCCAATGGTGGACCTGGCCCAAGTGGCTGAAGCTGCCAGTAAACTTCTGAGTTTGTTGGATCAGGTTTTGGTGTATGTGGAGGATGTCTTGTCGGGAAAGCAGCAGGCTGATAACTCAGTCGGACGTGCCCTTTTGGACCTGATTCACTCTGTTCCCAATATGTCTACAGATCAATTCGCTCAGATGTTCAATTCCAATGTCAAGGACTTGCTGATGGTGGTGACTCTGTCGCAACTCATCAAGACTCAGCTGCAACTCAATGAGAAACTTCCCTTCCTTTGCTCCAATTAA
- the LOC129799967 gene encoding asparagine synthetase domain-containing protein CG17486: protein MSCGFGGANCVLFCCDFSSKMCGIFCLFSRNRDWVIPQEHLLNFYREHFRDVLHHRGPDCEGFCYAPGIFFAAHVLWHQGSRMCSQPIEDDHGILLFNGDLFMDDVKEAESSDTSWLFESLCRCSSSEDVRDLLKTLTGPFCFIFYQKSSKTLFILRDALGRNSLLLGIGEDSLILTSAGGKLSGYNLVEVPPLGLYEMHFNGDIKVTFWDERMSQTSYFQKEEAFLKNLLLSNGINYSSTKDFISPSWLEFNPSGCNYTFKEIFEEFSKESPEKLLQKAQSSMKFVIERLITLLENSVKDRVASTVTRCRDCLKDKEELPCNHSRVGILFSGGIDCTILAILSDKFIPRESPIDLLNVAFEKSQGKAIDWNVPDRLSAKEAFEELQRICPDRSWNLVEVNVTKEEKIKYLTKEISHLIHPRNTVLDESLGVALWFAARESRSCRVLLIGSGADELFGGYTRHRLAFDRGGEEALKQELADDWARLPSRNLARDDRVICDHGVTQRSPFIEENLVSFLLQLDPLQKCYPPLGPGIGDKTLLRVCGYHLGLTQTAWRTKKALQFGSRVANSQQNANDISEFLS, encoded by the exons ATGTCATGTGGCTTTGGGGGCGCAAATTGTGTTTTGTTTTGTTGTGATTTTTCTAGTAAAATGTGTGGGATTTTCTGCCTCTTTTCCCGGAACAGGGATTGGGTGATTCCTCAAGAACATCTTCTAAATTTC TATCGAGAGCACTTTAGAGATGTACTTCATCACCGAGGCCCAGACTGTGAGGGCTTTTGCTATGCCCCGGGAATCTTCTTTGCAGCTCATGTTCTGTGGCATCAAGGGAGTAGGATGTGTAGTCAACCTATTGAGGATGACCATGGGATACTTCTCTTCAACGGGGATCTTTTTATGGACGATGTAAAAGAAGCAGAGAGCAGTGATACTTCCTGGCTCTTTGAATCCCTCTGCAGATGTTCG AGTTCTGAAGATGTAAGAGACCTTCTTAAGACCTTAACTGGTCCATTCTGCTTCATATTCTACCAGAAATCCTCGAAAACTTTGTTCATCTTGCGAGATGCGTTGGGGAGAAATTCCTTGCTTTTGGGAATCGGGGAGGATTCTCTTATTCTTACCAGTGCCGGAGGGAAGCTCTCAGGGTACAATCTAGTGGAAGTGCCTCCTTTAGGACTGTATGAAATGCATTTCAATGGAGATATCAAGGTAACGTTCTGGGATGAAAGAATGAGTCAGACAAGTTACTTCCAAAAAGaggaagctttcctgaaaaatcTTTTGCTAAGCAATGGGATAAATTACTCCAGCACTAAGGATTTTATCAGTCCTTCCTGGCTAGAATTCAATCCTTCAGGATGCAATTATACTTTCAAGGAGATTTTCGAAGAATTTTCCAAGGAGTCTCCAGAAAAGCTTCTTCAGAAAGCTCAATCCTCAATGAAATTTGTGATAGAAAGATTGATAACGTTGCTAGAGAATTCTGTCAAGGACAGGGTTGCTTCCACAGTCACTAGATGCAGGGATTGCTTAAAAGACAAAGAAGAACTTCCCTGCAATCATTCGAGAGTTGGGATTCTCTTCTCAGGCGGCATTGATTGCACAATCCTGGCGATATTGTCAGACAAATTCATTCCCAGGGAATCCCCAATTGATCTCCTGAACGTAGCTTTTGAGAAATCTCAAGGGAAAGCCATTGATTGGAACGTTCCAGACAGGTTGAGCGCCAAAGAGGCTTTTGAGGAACTCCAAAGAATCTGTCCTGATAGATCCTGGAATCTTGTGGAAGTCAACGTGACCAAGGAAGAGAAGATAAAATACCTGACCAAGGAGATATCTCACTTGATTCATCCCCGGAATACCGTTCTCGATGAGTCTCTGGGAGTTGCTCTCTGGTTCGCTGCTCGAGAGAGCCGTTCCTGTCGTGTCCTTCTGATTGGATCTGGGGCAGATGAACTTTTTGGCGGATACACACGCCATAGGCTGGCATTTGATCGTGGCGGAGAGGAAGCTCTCAAGCAAGAATTGGCAGATGATTGGGCTCGCTTGCCGAGTCGCAATCTGGCTAGAGATGATCGGGTCATCTGCGATCATGGAGTTACTCAGAGATCGCCATTCATTGAAGAGAATCTCGTGAGTTTTCTGCTTCAATTGGATCCCCTGCAGAAATGTTATCCGCCCCTCGGGCCAGGGATTGGGGACAAGACTCTTCTCAGGGTTTGTGGATATCACCTTGGACTCACACAGACAGCCTGGAGAACCAAGAAGGCCCTTCAATTCGGCTCAAGAGTCGCTAATAGCCAGCAGAATGCAAATGATATCTCAGAATTTCTCTCTTGA